Proteins encoded by one window of Pseudochaenichthys georgianus chromosome 9, fPseGeo1.2, whole genome shotgun sequence:
- the LOC117452598 gene encoding putative defense protein 3 produces MELSLPGLVVLQMLCLATGYPNGAPTGACEDMTPRHTGVLPQPSPALYTLLVNTGTFQPGKAITVTISGPEYRGVLLEARTDGSTNALGSWQHPAPDTKFLQCTGNPQGAITHANTNLKGESTAYSWMPPDSISPVYFMATVAQQRAVFWVNVRSAALKREGNAGMAKEKTSPRDMFPDDTGAGVNIMGKEHVFLQSIGLCML; encoded by the exons ATGGAGCTGTCATTGCCTGGGTTAGTTGTGCTTCAGATGCTCTGTTTGGCTACTGGATATCCCAATGGGGCTCCTACTGGCGCCTGTGAAGACATGACTCCTCGCCACACTGGTGTTCTGCCGCAGCCATCCCCAGCGCTCTACACTCTGCTGGTCAACACTGGGACCTTTCAGCCGGGCAAGGCCATTACTG TGACTATCAGTGGACCAGAGTATCGTGGTGTGCTTCTGGAAGCTCGGACAGACGGCAGCACTAATGCTCTGGGGAGCTGGCAGCACCCTGCTCCAGACACAAAGTTTCTTCAG tGCACAGGGAATCCACAAGGTGCTATTACTCATGCAAACACCAACCTGAAGGGCGAATCCACTGCATACAGCTGGATGCCTCCTGACTCTATAAGCCCTGTCTACTTCat GGCCACAGTAGCACAGCAGCGCGCAGTCTTCTGGGTAAATGTGAGGTCCGCCGCTCTGAAAAGAG AAGGAAATGCAGGAATGGCTAAAGAAAAAACTTCTCCTCGGGATATGTTTCCTGATGATACTGGTGCTGGCGTGAACATCATGGGAAAAGAACATGTTTTCCTGCAATCTATTGGGCTCTGCATGCTTTGA